The following coding sequences are from one Methanosarcina sp. WWM596 window:
- the tnpA gene encoding IS200/IS605 family transposase: protein MELRSFSHGYGQITYHIVLVPKYRYKIFYNKRVKKDCESIFHNICTEKGYKIHALEVVDNHVHLFLEFHPSTSLSEVVQYLKGGSSYRLFKLHPELRTRYWGGSLWSSGKFYRSVGNVTADTIKHYIKESQGKPKTEVQSYRLKSRQRKIDDF from the coding sequence TTGGAATTGCGCAGTTTTAGCCATGGCTATGGTCAGATTACCTACCACATCGTGTTGGTGCCTAAGTATCGATACAAGATATTCTACAATAAACGAGTTAAAAAGGATTGCGAGTCTATATTCCACAATATTTGCACAGAGAAAGGCTACAAAATCCATGCTCTGGAAGTTGTAGATAATCATGTTCACCTGTTCCTGGAATTCCACCCAAGCACCTCTCTATCAGAGGTGGTTCAATACTTGAAAGGAGGTAGTTCTTACAGATTGTTCAAGCTTCATCCTGAACTGAGAACACGATATTGGGGTGGAAGTCTATGGTCAAGTGGTAAATTCTATCGATCCGTTGGAAATGTAACCGCTGACACAATCAAGCACTACATTAAGGAGTCGCAGGGAAAACCGAAAACAGAGGTTCAATCATATAGATTAAAGTCTAGGCAACGGAAAATTGACGATTTCTAA
- a CDS encoding carbonic anhydrase, whose amino-acid sequence MKLNRIFMVLLLSLSLTLAGSGCVSQGEGAEDGESVDAVIESETSNIRANPVTPWNLEPTEPVIDPTAYIHPQASVIGYVTIGANVMVSPMASVRSDEGMPIFVGNETNIQDGVVLHALETIDEEGEPVENNQVEVDGKKYAVYVGERVSLAHQAQVHGPAYVGNDTFIGMQVFVFKANIGNNCVLEPTSAAIGVTIPDGRYIPAGTVVTSQAEADKLPKITDDYAYRHTNEAVVYVNVNLAEGYNA is encoded by the coding sequence ATGAAACTAAACAGGATCTTTATGGTACTTCTCCTATCCCTATCCCTGACTCTTGCTGGAAGCGGGTGTGTCTCGCAGGGTGAGGGAGCAGAAGACGGAGAAAGTGTGGACGCAGTGATTGAGAGCGAGACTTCGAACATCCGGGCAAACCCTGTGACTCCCTGGAATCTCGAACCAACCGAACCGGTTATTGATCCAACTGCCTATATTCACCCTCAGGCATCAGTAATAGGTTATGTAACAATAGGCGCAAATGTAATGGTTTCCCCAATGGCTTCGGTCAGGAGCGATGAAGGAATGCCGATTTTTGTAGGGAACGAGACTAATATCCAAGATGGGGTTGTGCTCCATGCTCTTGAGACGATTGATGAGGAAGGCGAACCTGTGGAAAATAACCAGGTTGAGGTTGACGGCAAAAAATACGCAGTTTATGTTGGAGAAAGGGTTTCTCTTGCTCACCAGGCTCAGGTCCACGGCCCTGCTTATGTTGGAAATGACACATTCATTGGCATGCAGGTCTTTGTTTTCAAGGCTAATATAGGAAACAACTGTGTGCTTGAACCGACATCGGCAGCAATTGGTGTAACTATTCCTGACGGCAGATACATCCCTGCAGGTACCGTAGTAACCTCTCAGGCTGAAGCAGATAAGCTTCCCAAAATTACGGATGACTATGCCTACAGGCACACTAATGAAGCTGTAGTATACGTAAATGTCAATCTGGCTGAGGGATACAACGCTTAA
- a CDS encoding transcriptional regulator, which produces MPENPEEKLLILQHSEDSRKIARLLSNETSIRILKLLDRRSMSAADIADELEMRLNTLKYNLDSLLEARLIRVRQVKWSRKGREIKIYEAVEQVIILLPGKNIPDMSLILTMLRQLSLKSPE; this is translated from the coding sequence ATGCCTGAAAACCCGGAGGAAAAATTGTTGATCCTGCAGCATTCCGAAGATTCCAGGAAAATTGCCCGGCTTCTCTCTAATGAGACTTCGATCAGGATCCTCAAGCTGCTTGACAGGAGATCTATGTCTGCAGCAGATATCGCAGATGAACTTGAAATGCGCCTGAATACCCTCAAATACAACCTGGATTCTCTTCTTGAAGCCAGGTTGATAAGGGTAAGGCAGGTAAAATGGAGCAGGAAAGGAAGAGAAATAAAGATTTATGAGGCAGTAGAGCAGGTAATTATCCTTCTGCCTGGAAAAAACATTCCGGATATGTCCCTCATTTTAACGATGCTCCGGCAGCTCAGTCTGAAAAGTCCGGAATGA
- a CDS encoding HEAT repeat domain-containing protein has product MDENKKNLIKKVERSVFAGNRAAAAKELGETGDPDIVPILIKALKDSSSKVKTAAAEALGTINDPAAVQDLVKMLDDPESPVKKTAIIALGKIGTSEAVSGIVQGFSDEDKFVQKESVKALMTIGSPEAVSGLTKTFGCSDIPLKKIAIMALGKINTYEAACGLIKALEDPDNMIRQQAVETLGKRGNPDVLTNLMGMLTDSRQPVREAASEALCKIIGASGSVPVLVKALDASDRKVRKASIEALWKVGTPEVVPSLLKELDDADWYLRSRAADALAEIVYPETALGLVKALDIHDSPVRKMIVNSLGKIGTIEAVEGLVKALDDPDSSVREAAALGLGRAGKKEAIPGLLKALHDPKNTVQEAAASSLGDLKAKEAVHELLKVLEDPEALIHKAVISALEKIGTPEAVSGLARALENPDFSVRKAASRALEKVEKSGSTLEKVKTLGTSSFKVSE; this is encoded by the coding sequence ATGGATGAGAATAAAAAGAATTTGATAAAGAAGGTAGAACGCTCTGTTTTCGCGGGGAACAGGGCAGCTGCCGCAAAAGAGCTTGGGGAAACCGGAGATCCTGACATCGTCCCCATTCTGATAAAAGCACTTAAAGACTCCAGTTCGAAGGTAAAAACTGCTGCTGCAGAAGCTCTGGGAACAATTAATGATCCTGCGGCGGTACAGGATCTGGTAAAAATGCTTGATGACCCTGAAAGTCCTGTCAAAAAGACTGCAATAATTGCTCTAGGAAAAATAGGCACATCAGAGGCAGTTTCCGGAATTGTTCAGGGGTTCAGTGATGAGGACAAGTTCGTACAGAAAGAATCTGTAAAAGCGCTGATGACAATTGGATCTCCAGAAGCTGTTTCAGGGCTTACGAAAACTTTTGGTTGTTCAGATATTCCCCTTAAAAAAATCGCAATAATGGCCCTTGGAAAAATAAATACTTATGAAGCAGCCTGCGGGCTTATAAAAGCTCTTGAAGACCCGGATAACATGATAAGGCAGCAAGCTGTAGAAACCCTTGGGAAAAGAGGCAACCCGGATGTCCTTACAAATCTGATGGGAATGCTGACGGATTCAAGGCAGCCAGTACGGGAGGCGGCATCAGAAGCCCTCTGCAAAATAATAGGTGCATCGGGATCAGTACCTGTTCTTGTAAAAGCGCTGGACGCTTCTGACAGAAAAGTAAGGAAGGCTTCAATAGAAGCTCTCTGGAAAGTGGGCACACCTGAAGTTGTTCCCTCCCTTTTGAAGGAGCTTGATGATGCAGATTGGTATTTGAGAAGTAGGGCTGCGGATGCACTTGCTGAGATTGTTTACCCTGAAACCGCCCTGGGTCTTGTTAAAGCCCTTGATATCCATGATAGTCCTGTAAGGAAAATGATAGTAAACTCACTTGGGAAAATCGGAACGATTGAAGCTGTTGAAGGGCTGGTTAAAGCCCTTGATGACCCTGACAGTTCTGTTCGAGAGGCTGCAGCTTTAGGACTTGGTAGGGCAGGCAAAAAAGAAGCTATTCCAGGGCTTTTGAAAGCTCTCCATGATCCAAAAAATACTGTGCAAGAAGCTGCTGCCTCATCACTTGGAGACCTGAAGGCAAAGGAAGCTGTTCATGAACTGCTGAAAGTCCTAGAGGATCCTGAGGCTTTGATACATAAAGCTGTAATCTCTGCACTTGAAAAAATAGGTACTCCCGAGGCAGTTTCAGGCCTTGCAAGAGCACTTGAAAATCCTGACTTTTCCGTAAGAAAAGCTGCATCAAGGGCTCTTGAAAAAGTTGAAAAATCAGGCAGTACCCTGGAAAAGGTAAAAACCCTCGGAACTTCAAGCTTCAAGGTTTCAGAATAA